The following are encoded together in the Plasmodium brasilianum strain Bolivian I chromosome 10, whole genome shotgun sequence genome:
- a CDS encoding hypothetical protein (conserved Plasmodium protein), translated as MEKSTTNETMVLSLKNLNKSKWSSLSKKKIEDKSSCYSPRTEKLIEIISPILDYYGYNKEDVYNFISLYKFDIEKIQLELCNIMESKEGNDEGLWETVKSKKSKKLTEKINKKNNLTQNNIGRKNNKQFEKLFSKDFNIKDKDLRKNKSTINSSSFGQPNKTVPKNSKITYFINSNTKNQKASTLHEISKNTHEERGTKEKIDINENSRKILNIKSVEVVGGNNYETKNEKVIKKKKGDIKLEEEKKNDVNESHDEDFLNHSVEEEKDEHKKNKKNFKEPDGVVNDESLMNRKSSNINGYNNNSYSINHYDKKKYFKLEDSRIAGYKLNDEHFSKKDYKNKTTLITTTANNSSNNNNNFSNNYSGSNNNYSANVGMNYLGTTTTISNFSRYSNFNYHDKYFNKNYNRYNKPLNDSIITRNGKKRFSLYNSRLNLYNSGNSYFNSYAKGNQKKNYLSKKSFRKKRSFSKNNSIDQEYDPYTGQKLNYEVSTNEHSNSFENSDKKKVLDAKTGSEKMNVNTSYASVVNNRIKHSSSEETKSTDVKRNNIIPSQIVLNDNNANDEEKKEKKQNKIHLVPIKNSKPEKLWVSVITKGNCTGGNTNEYNEKSDNSCSTRTVVNSSKELKKDQNNQQENKKGISNNKATKTKKKEIISENMNNQNLSTEVGGNNELVNKKYSKDMEKLESRAVKGTILSCSKLVKNESVNSEKINRTFAEDYSNKDQQLVESKNKVEKDGHVNDNSNNNSNINKKDIISSNKLIEEEKKGKVKEAKMDTDEKKKKKKKKSDQENMLNNSDTNLSNQMKYSIGTSLDMKKGKNKMVINNNNNNMKITISGEKIVPEDVTIPECQEGIDKNNNVIPIYMPNLSLMGNNMNKKIFFGNINISGNQIENIDVSDNKMEQMKNNNSTHYNSSTYNNNRLMNVETRKKNYIRKNYGIDSSAITIGSDSNNNNNNSSNNSINNSNNNINNNSINNINNNSNNNINNNSNNNINNNSNNNINSNSNNNMNNSSSNRNSSAMHNNNKEGTNGNYDHNNDMRNPKERDIKHFDFKNKHQKREDNINSDLLNDNKTKSIFSSSNNKHSHINTRSHNIYVPKMTTTSSGAAGASSSSYHHQQLHTSLNSTNQNTRHLLNNHSSSMFINHSSQAIHSSQDNSSSALISGKNNKYIQSTLKSKNYDHDIEDSSSIHLNQISQKFLQSHQNSGNSVSTNNVSANNSNNSGANNSNSNSSNNNNNNNNNINNSNNNNNNSSSNNNNSATVNASASANVNASNTVSSMSNKNTNTDVSNMNLINMGMNNLSSSSIYNSYNSPPGLANQFNYSYTNLSYPYNNMHYNGYTTQTLVPQYGLINNHYNKNNSIHNSNYNYNMNYDNFDESNLYVHNNNMHMNNYVNFMNVNVKKNQLNTDDDNLSNSGDISISGSLQPQNLTHENQNNSNQNSTNINNNSCLDTSNNVINNLSLTNMSSNVNPNLNISCTTNTTSELKNKQQMNKNMNDIQLQFPPPIQSMKQNQSVQNKNTTHLNNNQHSSNQHSHNKHAEQQHQQNLVNNNNNNSNNNNNNNNNNSSSINQYTQSQMNPNNSQNTASSTSSSVTGKVETNNLNSSTQNSYINKQLYHNSNYYNNVNSNNYNIPPGFNMSQDKEQNSSYLNNNVGTTNANTSVTAYRNNWNSVNEKNLNHYNLNYNYNRNNKNNFNYTSNLNYSSSSGYNGTRDNTNNFFNYNNFSYALQSPPGLQNYYQSTQYQQQNNYSNRNYNYSAYNNNLSMWNREE; from the exons ATGGAAAAGTCAACTACAAACGAAACAATGGTTTTAAGCCTTAAGAACTTAAACAAAAGTAAATGGAGTTCATTGtccaaaaagaaaatagaagATAAATCATCATGTTATTCACCGAGaacagaaaaattaattgaaaTAATATCACCAATTTTAGATTATTATGGATATAATAAGGAAgatgtttataattttattagcttatataaatttgatatagaaaaaattcaATTAGAACTATGTAATATTATGGAATCTAAAGAAGGAAATGATGAAGGTTTATGGGAAACagtaaaaagtaaaaaaagtaagaaaCTTACTGAAaagattaataaaaaaaataatttaacgCAAAATAATATcggaagaaaaaataataagcaaTTTGAAAAACTATTTTCAAAAGATTTTAACATAAAAGATAAAGAtttacgaaaaaataaaagtaccATAAATTCCAGTTCATTTGGGCAACCAAATAAAACTGTTCcgaaaaatagtaaaataacatattttataaattccaATACAAAAAACCAAAAAGCATCAACGTTACATgaaattagtaaaaatacTCATGAAGAAAGGGGaactaaagaaaaaatagatatcAACGAAAATTcaagaaaaattttgaatataaaatCAGTAGAAGTAGTGGGAGGGAACAATTATGagacaaaaaatgaaaaagtaataaaaaaaaagaaaggagaTATAAAActagaagaagaaaaaaaaaatgatgtaaATGAATCGCATGATGAGGATTTCTTGAATCATTCAgtggaagaagaaaaagatgagcacaaaaaaaataaaaaaaatttcaaagaACCAGATGGTGTAGTAAACGATGAGAGTCTTATGAACAGAAAAAGTAGTAATATAAAcggttataataataatagttattCTATTAAtcattatgataaaaaaaaatattttaagttgGAAGACAGCAGAATAGCGGGATACAAGTTAAATGATGAGCATTTTAGTAAAAAGGATTATAAGAATAAGACAACTCTTATTACAACCACTGCTAAtaacagtagtaataataataataattttagtaataattaCAGTGGCAGTAACAACAATTATTCAGCAAACGTAGGAATGAATTACCTTGGAACGACTACGACTATCTCGAATTTTAGCAGATATAGCAACTTCAATTATcatgataaatattttaataaaaattacaatagATATAACAAACCATTAAATGATTCCATTATTACAAGAAATGGAAAGAAGAGATTTTCTCTTTATAATAGCAGGTTAAATCTATACAATTCTGGTAATAGTTATTTCAATTCGTATGCAAAAGGgaatcagaaaaaaaattatttgagtaaaaaaagttttagaaaaaaaagaagttttagtaaaaataacaGTATAGATCAAGAGTACGATCCATATACGGGACAAAAGTTAAATTATGAAGTAAGTACTAACGAACATTCAAACAGTTTTGAAAATAGTGATAAGAAGAAAGTGCTAGATGCTAAAACAGGAAgcgaaaaaatgaatgttAACACATCGTATGCATCAGTTGTTAATAACAGAATTAAACATTCTTCTTCTGAAGAAACTAAAAGTACAGATGTTAAAAGAAACAATATTATACCTTCCCAAATTGTATTGAATGATAATAATGCaaatgatgaagaaaaaaaagaaaaaaaacaaaacaaaattcaTTTGGTTCCTATTAAAAATAGCAAGCCAGAAAAATTATGGGTATCAGTTATTACAAAAGGTAATTGTACTGGTGGGAACACCAACGagtataatgaaaaatcaGATAATTCCTGTTCAACCAGAACTGTGGTAAATTCTTCGAAGGAATTGAAAAAAGATCAAAATAATCAgcaggaaaataaaaaagggataTCGAATAATAAAGCCacaaaaacaaagaaaaaagaaatcatTTCTGAGAACATGAACAATCAGAATTTATCTACGGAAGTTGGGGGAAATAATGAGCTTGTGAATAAGAAGTATTCTAAGGATATGGAAAAACTTGAGTCACGTGCTGTAAAAGGTACCATTTTAAGTTGTAGTAAACTAGTGAAAAATGAATCTGTTAACAGTGAGAAAATTAACAGAACATTTGCGGAAGATTACAGTAACAAGGATCAACAACTTGtagaaagtaaaaataaggtAGAAAAGGATGGGCATGTAAAcgataatagtaacaataatagcaACATTAACAAGAAAGATATAATTTCCAGTAATAAATTGatagaagaagaaaaaaagggaaaagttAAAGAGGCAAAAATGGATACagacgaaaaaaaaaagaaaaagaaaaaaaagagtgaTCAAGAGAATATGTTGAATAATAGTGATACCAATTTATCAAACCAAATGAAGTATTCTATTGGAACATCGCTTgatatgaaaaaaggaaaaaataaaatggtcattaataataataataataatatgaagaTAACAATTAGTGGGGAAAAAATAGTCCCAGAAGATGTTACAATTCCAGAATGTCAAGAAGGAATAGACAAGAACAATAATGTTATACCAATATATATGCCCAATTTATCACTGATGggaaataatatgaataagaaaatattctttggaaatataaacattaGTGGAAATCAAATAGAAAACATCGATGTGTCGGATAATAAAATggaacaaatgaaaaataataacagtactcattataatagtagtacttataataataatagattGATGAATGTAGaaacaaggaaaaaaaattatattagaaaaaattatggtaTTGATTCTTCTGCAATTACCATAGGCAGtgatagcaataataataataataacagtagtaataatagtattaacaatagtaataataatattaacaacaacagtattaataacattaacaacaatagtaataataatattaacaacaatagtaataataatattaacaacaatagtaataataatattaatagtaacagtaataataatatgaataacaGTAGCAGTAATAGAAACTCCTCAGCAATGCATAACAATAATAAGGAGGGAACTAATGGAAATTATGACCATAACAACGATATGAGAAATCCAAAAGAAAGAGATATCAAACATTTcgattttaaaaataagcatCAAAAGAGAGAGGATAATATAAACAGTGATCTATTAAATgataacaaaacaaaatcaattttttcgtcatcaaataataaacattCACATATTAATACAAGGTCtcacaatatatatgtacccaAAATGACAACCACAAGTTCAGGAGCAGCAGGAGCATCTTCATCTAGTTATCATCATCAGCAATTACACACTTCTTTAAACAGTACTAACCAAAATACTAGGCATTTACTAAATAATCATTCTTCTTCTATGTTTATCAACCACTCTTCACAAGCGATTCATTCGTCCCAGGATAATTCTTCATCAGCTTTGATAAGTggaaagaataataaatatattcaaagtACATTGAAAAGTAAGAATTATGACCACGACATAGAAGATTCAAGTTCTATACATCTAAATCAAATTTCACAAAAATTCTTGCAGAGTCATCAAAATTCGGGAAATTCTGTAAGTACTAATAATGTATCCgcaaataatagtaacaacagTGGTGcgaataacagtaatagtaacagcagtaataacaacaacaacaacaataacaatatcAACAACAgcaacaacaacaataacaatagtagtagtaacaataataacagtgCTACTGTTAATGCTAGTGCTAGTGCAAATGTGAACGCCAGTAATACAGTTAGCAGCATGTCGAATAAGAATACAAACACCGATGTGAGCAACatgaatttaattaatatggGCATGAACAATTTAAGCAGTAGTAGCATATacaattcatataattcCCCACCAGGTTTAGCAAACcaatttaattattcatatacgAATTTGTCCTATCCATACAACAATATGCATTATAATGGATACACTACACAAACCCTAGTTCCTCAATACGGTTTAATTAACAAtcattataacaaaaataatagtattcataacagtaattataattataatatgaattatgACAATTTCGATGAGagtaatttatatgtacacaataataatatgcacatgaataattatgtaaattttatgaatgttaatgtaaaaaaaaatcagttAAATACAGACGATGACAATTTAAGCAATTCAGGGGATATTTCCATTTCAGGTTCCTTACAACCTCAAAATTTAACACAtgaaaatcaaaataattcTAATCAAAATTCGACCAATATAAACAACAATTCATGCTTAGACACATCTAACAATGTTATTAACAATTTGTCTCTAACTAATATGAGTAGCAATGTAAACCCAaacttaaatatttcatgTACAACGAATACAACTAgcgaattaaaaaataagcaacaaatgaataaaaatatgaatgacATACAATTACAGTTTCCACCCCCAATCCAATCAATGAAACAAAACCAAAGtgtgcaaaataaaaatacgaCGCATCTGAACAATAATCAGCATTCCAGTAATCAACACAGCCACAATAAACATGCAGAACAACAACATCAGCAAAATTTGGTGaacaacaacaataataatagcaacaataacaataacaacaacaataataatagtagttcCATAAACCAGTACACTCAAAGTCAAATGAATCCAAATAACTCACAAAACACAGCTTCCTCTACATCCTCTTCCGTAACAGGAAAAGTAGAAACGAATAACTTAAACAGCAGTACTCAAaatagttatataaataaacagcTATATCATAatagtaattattataataatgtaaactCCAACAATTACAACATTCCTCCTGGATTTAATATGTCACAAGATAAAGAACAAAACAGTAGttatttgaataataatGTAGGCACTACTAATGCAAATACAAGTGTTACTGCATATAGGAATAATTGGAATAgtgttaatgaaaaaaatttaaatcattataacctaaattacaattataataGGAACAAcaagaataattttaattacacCAGTAACTT gaACTACAGCAGTAGCAGTGGATATAATGGAACGAGAGACAACACGAacaacttttttaattataacaattttagTTATGCTTTGCAATCTCCTCCAggtttacaaaattattatcaaaGTACACAATACCAgcaacaaaataattatagtaaCAGAAATTACAATTACTCTGCATATAACAACAATTTATCCATGTGGA aTAGAGAAGAATGA